A single window of Sparus aurata chromosome 22, fSpaAur1.1, whole genome shotgun sequence DNA harbors:
- the baalcb gene encoding brain and acute leukemia cytoplasmic protein, with amino-acid sequence MGCGGSRTDVLEPRYLESWTKETESTWLTSTDTDIPLSSIQSIPSEGSEAGFTSEKTISPVPDFFEDGVPLPAQAYLKVCSAVSEASLNDVKPSSPPAILASPPKEAVLPSSGTTVQRRSVLHTEEITKWQDNRMSTKQVTITVTQSIHQVDKNGKVKKSLTTYEVMKPAESLIQVTARNT; translated from the exons ATGGGCTGCGGGGGGAGCAGGACTGACGTTTTGGAACCTCGGTACCTGGAGAGCTGGACCAAGGAGACAGAGTCCACATGGCTGACCAGCACCGACACCGACATCCCCCTGTCGTCCATCCAGAGCATCCCCTCAGAGGGCTCGGAGGCCGGCTTCACGTCTGAGAAAACAATCAGCCCCG TTCCAGACTTCTTTGAGGACGGCGTCCCCCTCCCCGCTCAGGCTTACCTGAAGGTGTGTTCGGCCGTGTCTGAGGCCAGTCTGAACGATGTGAAGCCCAGCAGCCCCCCTGCGATTCTGGCCTCTCCACCCAAGGAGGCGGTGTTACCGTCCTCTGGCACTACGGTGCAGCGCAGGAGCGTTCTTCACACTGAAGAGATT ACAAAATGGCAGGACAATCGGATGTCGACCAAGCAGGTGACCATCACGGTGACGCAGAGCATCCATCAGGTGGACAAGAACGGGAAGGTGAAGAAGTCCCTCACCACCTACGAGGTCATGAAGCCGGCCGAGAGCCTCATACAGGTGACCGCACGGAACACTTGA
- the nme6 gene encoding nucleoside diphosphate kinase 6 translates to MLLTARSLSKVLQLTLAVIKPDAVAHPVMLEALHRRILDDNFVIVRCKDLVWRRQDSERFYAEHSGRFFYQRLVEFMSSGPMRAYVLAREDAVRHWREVMGPTKVFRARYTSPASIRGQFGLTDTRNTTHGSDSVESAQREISFFFPDFCMEEWMEKEEPSFRSGQIRYDQEKLIHTLSMQS, encoded by the exons ATGTTACTGACAGCTCGCAGCCTGTCCAAAGTGCTGCAGCTCACCCTGGCGGTCATCAAGCCAGATGCTGTGGCTCATCCTGTGATGTTGGAG GCTCTTCACCGGAGAATCCTGGACGACAACTTTGTGATCGTCAGATGCAAAGATCTGGTGTGGAGGCGACAAGACTCTGAGAGGTTTTATGCCGAACATTCAG GGCGATTCTTCTACCAAAGACTTGTTGAATTCATGTCAAG CGGTCCGATGCGAGCGTACGTTTTAGCCAGAGAGGACGCCGTACGTCACTGGAGAGAAGTGATGGGGCCGACCAAAGTGTTCAGAGCCCGGTACACCTCGCCTGCTTCCATCAGGGGCCAGTTTGGACTGACAGACACAAGAAACACGACTCATGGCTCAG ATTCCGTTGAGTCGGCACAAAGAGAAATCAGTTTCTTCTTCCCTGACTTCTGCATGGAGGAGTGGATGGAGAAGGAAGAGCCCTCGTTCAGATCAGGACAAATACGCTACGACCAGGAAAAACTGATTCACACGCTTTCAATGCAAAGCTGA